From Papaver somniferum cultivar HN1 unplaced genomic scaffold, ASM357369v1 unplaced-scaffold_29, whole genome shotgun sequence, a single genomic window includes:
- the LOC113341284 gene encoding putative F-box protein At1g33530, giving the protein MAIKAKKQAYKRKDCGDTNTSALTEKKKKRAYRRNDCIIGTDTPAVMEKKKSAYRRKKCLPHDLIVEEILTRLPVTSLLKSVRVSKLWYNSIHNDHKHLTYSHFLQSQKQPQVIFSLLNVRSGFQPNTDDTSYACHFFKFTAGNYSYDHVLRFDKFRNALTHPHMWELVGYCNGLPCMAEVGHYSTRYMILDPNRDDFLYIFYPASVGICTPNAHIICHGFGFDPSANEYKLASIFRTAENELNFVVFTLGTKSWRNITAVTTPMSAHGGRPIIKLRSPTGSDKSAIFCATSSSRSSGCLVWKIIATLGGAGTNHIQHDVNNEMEMLLLFNLHDEKFQFIQLPAKSTTDEQKKNLLVDYPHLLEFKGSPCIARIEKLPGNISDYPHRCRDDHQGSSNCCCCCCKVHLYVLKDKVEQAWVKEESFDVCVNSTPRFLRELGTLAPDPCCFCFGSTTTPPTRIFSFSD; this is encoded by the coding sequence ATGGCGATTAAGGCAAAGAAACAAGCATATAAAAGAAAAGATTGTGGTGATACAAATACTTCAGCACtgactgagaagaagaagaaaagagcatATAGAAGAAATGATTGTATTATTGGTACAGATACTCCAGccgtgatggagaagaagaaaagtgcATATCGAAGAAAGAAGTGCCTTCCTCATGATTTAATTGTCGAAGAAATATTAACCAGGCTTCCAGTCACATCACTCCTGAAGTCTGTTCGGGTATCCAAACTCTGGTATAACTCCATTCACAATGATCATAAACACTTAACTTATTCTCATTTCCTTCAATCGCAGAAACAGCCCCAGGTTATCTTTAGTCTTTTGAATGTCAGGTCTGGGTTTCAACCTAACACTGATGATACTAGTTATGCCTGCCACTTTTTCAAATTTACTGCTGGAAATTACTCTTATGACCATGTCCTAAGGTTTGACAAGTTTCGGAATGCTCTTACTCATCCTCATATGTGGGAACTGGTTGGTTACTGCAATGGTCTACCTTGTATGGCAGAAGTGGGTCATTACTCAACTCGCTACATGATTTTGGACCCAAACAGGGATGATTTTCTCTATATCTTTTATCCAGCCAGCGTTGGGATATGCACCCCCAATGCCCACATCATCTGTCACGGATTTGGGTTCGATCCCTCAGCAAACGAGTACAAGTTGGCAAGTATTTTTCGTACTGCTGAAAACGAGCTTAATTTTGTGGTTTTCACACTGGGAACTAAATCATGGAGAAATATCACTGCTGTAACGACACCCATGTCAGCTCATGGTGGCCGTCCTATTATAAAGTTAAGATCACCCACTGGTAGTGACAAATCAGCCATCTTCTGTGCCACTAGTAGCAGCCGCAGCAGTGGATGTCTGGTCTGGAAGATAATAGCAACTTTGGGGGGAGCAGGAACGAATCATATCCAACATGATGTTAATAATGAGATGGAGATGCTACTGTTGTTCAATCTGCATGACGAGAAGTTTCAGTTCATTCAACTACCAGCTAAAAGTACAACTGACGAGCAGAAGAAGAACTTACTTGTTGATTATCCTCATCTTCTGGAGTTCAAGGGTTCTCCTTGTATTGCACGTATTGAAAAACTACCAGGGAATATAAGTGATTATCCTCATCGTTGCCGTGATGATCATCAGGGTAGTAGcaattgctgctgctgttgttgtaaaGTTCATTTGTATGTATTGAAGGATAAAGTCGAGCAAGCCTGGGTTAAGGAGGAGAGTTTTGATGTTTGTGTAAATTCTACTCCCAGATTTTTAAGAGAACTGGGCACTCTGGCACCAGATCCCTGCTGCTTTTGTTTCGGCAGTACTACTACACCTCCTACTCGCATCTTCAGTTTCTCAGATTAG
- the LOC113341389 gene encoding ubiquitin carboxyl-terminal hydrolase 7-like: protein MGSMSLYQNERDRKDQQLSELQKKELESSSASLYNLGKTCFLNATLQCLKAVSELRLELTKYEGNPDDSDESNLVTMTARDLFSELDGSKTPVSPKKFLRLWEISIPITVRREDAEECWTRLVDTFLESLLKAENGSENPEAVKKIFGIDIVGSVHSEETGHSSSEKASFNMFPCHISDGAETLLEALKIDLKDERDLFSASLGARF, encoded by the exons ATGGGATCTATGAGTCTATATCAGAATGAGAGGGATCGCAAGGACCAACAACTTTCTGAGCTGCAGAAGAAGGAACTAGAATCTTCCTCAGCTTCTTTGTATAACCTGGGAAAAACATGTTTCTTGAATGCCACACTGCAGTGCTTAAAAGCAGTTTCCGAACTGAGATTAGAGCTTACCAA ATATGAAGGAAATCCAGATGACTCGGATGAGTCAAACTTAGTGACAATGACAGCAAGAGACTTGTTTTCTGAGTTAGATGGTAGCAAGACACCCGTCTCTCCAAAGAAGTTCTTGAGG CTTTGGGAAATAAGTATTCCGATTACAGTAAGAAGAGAG GACGCAGAGGAGTGCTGGACGAGACTTGTAGATACCTTTTTAGAATCTCTTCTTAAAGCAGAAAATGGGAG TGAAAATCCCGAGGCTGTGAAAAAAATCTTCGGAATTGACATTGTTGGCAG TGTTCATTCTGAAGAAACTGGCCATTCAAGCTCCGAAAAAGCGTCTTTCAACATGTTTCCATGCCATATCTCAGATGGAGCGGAAACTCTTCTCGAGGCATTAAAGATC GACCTGAAGGACGAGAGGGATTTGTTTTCAGCTTCCTTGGGGGCTCGATTCTAA